taGAATTTGATTTCTCTCTATTCAGCATCCAAGACTAGGGAAAAAGTGTTcacttcatatttcatattgcaaataaagATATCGTTGCAGACCTtcttgacccccccccccctgcaagtACAGTCGCCATGTCAACCTTTCCTTTTTTTCTCCTCTCCATAAGTTAATCAATCTCGAAAATAGGGAACACTGCCACTACATCAgactatatgcaaatgaagttattatgtaaatgaacacttaataattaaagaatatattatactataataatcacaactttggtttttatatagcgctttcccactctgctCAAACAttgatatcatttacatatatgctAATACTATGTAAATTTCTACAAACAGGTATTCTGATAACAGCCAATGGAGTGTGGCTAAATTAACATTATTTAGTTAGTTCTTAGCATTATAAGGTAGATGTGTACCAAGTTTCATAAGAATCGATGCAGTAGTTTTAGAGATATTGTGTTCACATACatagacagccagccagccagccagacaaaACCATTACATTACCtccccttatgggaggtaaaggTTGATAGCATTACAGGTGGATAGTGAAGAGCCAATCAGATCACAGCTGTGATAGCGAAGAGCCAATCAGATCACAGCTGTGATAGTGAAGAGCCAATCAGATCACTGCTGTGATGTAATTAGGATATGCTGTTGTAGTCATGAGATGACAATAAATAACACAAGACTATTGGACAGCTGGTCCGAGTTTCCATCAAATAGACCAAGttgtaaaatacattattatagaGCTGTgatgaatagggaacttgcaatcaagactgagcatgctcagatgcaaaggactatgggattatttgtggttattgtaatacctaatctggagctactgataaaatcaacctctcccacaatggtcagggtgacgatgaattgatcatttgtggttacaaacaatgtaacagtatagtTTACagtaccaattcattagtatttataatcacatttcccataatgcaacattcaacatggcaggtttgcaagttccctattcaatCAAATTTACCCTCTTCTAAAAGATATAACTGGAGAGCAGTGATTAGTTGGCATCAAATAGACCAAGTTCTAAAATAATATATTACTGGCCAGCTGCGCCACCTTTCAATCAAATAGACCCAGTTTGTAGAGCAATGGTGAGTTTCCATCAAATAGACCAACTTTTAAAGTAACACATATTATTGAAAAGCCATGATAAGTTGGTCTTCAAATAGCCCGATCACCAACATAATGCCAACGCCGGTAAATATGCCGATATTCTGTAGCAATAAAGTTCGCCAGACTTTTCCGTTACTTCTACCACCATGCATCATTTCAGGTAACTGAAATATTaaatcaaggtcaaaggtcaaggtcatacaAGAAAGCTTGGTAATAATATGGGGGgtggacacttgaatggagtacTGGTGTGTTATAGCCTTGGGGACAGTAAACGGACCCTTTTACTGCAAACATGGTATTTTAACAGCTAAAGCAAAGATCAAGACACTTCTTTAATCTCAGTTTGCATAATAAATGAGCTCATTTGCATGattcaaatttaaatatacaaGGTAAGTGGAAGGTTAATATAAAGAGCGTTAATCTTCTAGGGTCTTACATTTCTATAAGCACTACAATATGAGCATTTCACTATAAAGAGATCACACTTtcctttttgttttttgttttcaatttataatattttgcataatcaatgagctcatttgcatattttcaatTCACCATGATCACCAGATAACCAGAACAAAGTAAGGGAACACTCCCAAGCTAAAGCAAAGGCATATAGACTGGCTTCCCTACTCTAATACTGGCTTCCCTGATCTATAGgtttgcataattgattagctcatttgcatattttcaacTTACCATGTCAACCAGAGCAATATAAAGGAACATTCCTCCAGCTAAAGCAAAGATCCAGAGGCTGGCTTCTGTATAGTTGCTTAATGTAATACCAATAAACATTCCTATGTAACTCAGAAGCGATGACAGTAGACTGTACATTACAGCTAGACGCACTGACATACCAGATGACAGCAGAATTGCAAAATCACCTGAAACAGAAAGATGTGTACATTACAGCTAGACACACAGATGACAGCAGAAAGGCACCTGAAATTGAAAGattctgaacagcactcctagtggccaaacttgACAATCGTTTGTTTTCGTCTGACAACCGGAGTATGGCATACTTTGTACTTGCCTAGTTCGAGAGCAAGATCATGGCAAAATATGGCAATTGCTGTACTGattctgaacagcactcctagtggctaaacttgacaatcttttgttttcttctgATAACTGTATACTTACCTAGTTCATGAGGAAGTTCATGGCAAAATATTGCAATTGATGTGCTGATTCCGCCGGTCAAGTTATCTGCAAAAGCGGCACCAACAGCCAGACCATCAGTAAAGTTATGAAGTCCGTCTCCCATTATTACCATCCAGGCAACGGATGCAATGCCCTCGCCAACATCACTAccatggtgatggtggtggtgatgaaggtgatcatcatcattatgatgatgatgtccATGGGGACCTTGGTCACTCTCTGGCTGATCGGGTTGTTCACTTCCATGGGTATTATGGTCACTGTCCTGACGATCATTGCCATGGTTTTGGTGGTCTTCATGGTCACTGCCATGGTGATGGTTGTCAAGGTGATGGTTGTCATCGCACATATCatggtgatgataatggtgatgatggtggtggtggtgatgatcaTGGTCTTCATCATTTCCATGGTTGCTATGTGTAATGTCACCGTTGCTATGCTGTGACACACTATGTTCCAAATCATCATGGTGATGTACAGATGATGCAGGAGTTGCTCCATTAGCAACCACATGAACCTTATTTTTCTCTATCAATCCTAAAACAAAGATAGAGACACAAACAATCAAGAATATTGACTctatacaatattgaatatatgaCTCCttagtgcttattaccttcaaataaacaatcatgaatattcatgactccttagtGCTTACTACCTTCAAATaaacaatcatgaatattcatgactccttagtgcttattaccttcaaataaacaatcatgaatattcatgacttagTGCGTATTACCTTCATATaaacaatcatgaatattcatgactcattAGTACTTATTACCTTCATATaaacaatcatgaatattcatgactccttagtGCTTATTATTTTCACAgaaactcatgaatattcatgactcattATGTAAACATGAGGGCAAAACCAGTTGTTTTTCAAGTTGAATTCCCCTTCAATgtcaaatattcatatatgtagACATAAACTCAAATAACGATTTCTCATTATAATACAACTCCCTATTAAATTTGGACTCTTCCATTCTTGACAGGTGGGTTAAGTTCTCTATATTTAATTTACCTTGTTCCGTAGGTTCCACGGTAACCACCATTGGTAAACTTTCCAGATAGCGTGACTTTCGTTGTGGATCGGAATAGTCATTCAATCGTTCTCCTATCGTACTCTCGCGATTCTCTATTTTAGCAAGGATGTCAAGCTTATAGGCTTTCTGAAAGAAATAACAACGATAttatctaaaataaatatttacatatcaacagTTATATATGTAAcagtgattacttacactggtgcacatacatactagtggcatttgcactacagtgcaataccaaaaacattacatacctgtatgcaaattatatgcaaatgaggacactaTCTTTCGCTACACATAAAATCACATGATCATGCAGTATTTTTCATGATACAGATACCAacaataataaactattgatgatACAGCATATTCAAGTGAtaggaaaaaacaaaagatttcagGATTTGGCCACTAGGTGTGCTGTTCACAACTATCTCGGGGCTGGAAGTGAGTGCCAGAATAGTGGAATACAGATACTGACAATAATAAACTTGATAATATACCATATTCAAGTGAtaggaaaaacaaaagatttcagGATTTGGCCACTAGGTGTGCTGTTCACAACTATCTTGGGACTGGAAATGAGGGCCAGAATAGTGGACTACTGTAGCAGGAATTAAGGCAGCAGATACGAAGGTAACATTCACTGTCTGTGCTGTTCCCATTGTCTATTTTATTAGTGAccaccagtaatcaaaacatacctaaccaTTGTTGTAATACTCCTATAAGAACACACAGAGTTCTTTGAGAAAAGTTCTACACATCTTATTTGATGCTTCATTCACTGCCATACGTCAAACATAACTAACTGTATATGTACTGTTGCATTCCAAATAATTATTGTATGTTGGAATGAAAATCtgaaaactttgcccttacggaaggaaggcattcagtttaaatctggtattctATGCTTCATGCACTgccatacttcaaacataactaattgtATATATTCTGTTACATTCCAAACATTATTGTACATTGGaatgaaaatctaaagacttaAATGTTATGGAAGGTACTCAGTTTAAACCTGGTGTTCTATGCTTCTTTTTGCAAACTGTATAGTGCCCTCTTGTGGCTTACCTGAGAAATGGCTAGATTAACTAAGAAATGATCTAATAAAAGTGTTTGTTTCTCTGCTAACCTTTCTCCTCCTTCTGTCAGCATATATATGCATAAGTCTCTCCATCATAAAAAACATATAGATTCCAAATAGTACCATCAGACCTCTCCATATCGCTTGTTGGGCTTTACTGTCGTCATGACTACCATGATCGTCATGGTCACCATCACTTTCAGCATGAGCATGTAGTCCATATGACTGATAAATgaataatatcaatgaaaactGACTTAGTACAATATTATTAAtgcattttatgaaaatgaatgtAGTATGCACCTCAGAAATAGAGGAcgagagggagggaggaagggagagagagagagagagagagagagagagagagagagagagagagagagagagagagagagagagagagagagagagagagagagagagagagagagagagagagagagagagagagagagagagagagagagagagagagagagagagagagagggagagagagagaaagagagaaggGGGGGGGAGGAGAGGAGAGATAGAGGAGAGAGAGGGaaatagacaaacaaattaaactAAGAGAGCTAAGTGTCTTACACTTAAACTACTTCATTGCTTGATTGCTAGTAATTACACTTACAATATAAAAGTACTTACATGTGGTACCTCCAGCCAGGGCTGAGGAATGCTACGAATCATTTATATAAGCTTagtttgttaccatggcaatattcATAAATAACAGTAAAGCATACTTACATGAGGTATGAGATGTAAAACAGCATCTCCTGCCAGCGTACCCACAGCCAAGGCAACCAGGAATGCTATGAGTTGTTTGTACACGGCAGGATATCTTGTAAATACTGGTACAATAAGAATCCCCGTTAAAGAAACACCACTTATTATAGTCATGGACAAAAAACTATATCCCcatactgaaaaaaacaaacagaaagtaGGAAAATCAATGATTTTTATGAATTTGTAGTGTCTGTTTTTGTGGAGGGTGGTGAAATCTTCATTTGGTTACCCAAGGTTTATttagtcaccccccccccccaggagtATTAAAAGGGAAGACAAAACTATCTATAACACATTATTTTCATAGTCATATGTGATTGGCTTATATTATGTCACATGCTTTGGGCCTAGTGACTTCAATTTGCATAGACAATGCACTAgttgttttctattttcccaAGGGCAATAGTCATGTAGCAGGGAGTCTTTTTGGTGATTTACTTTGCCTggaaagaataataataataagaattTACATTTTTCCCCTGACAGCTAAACATGCCATGCCTGAATAAGTGATGTGCTAtgaaacacttattgcctggccttatttgggcactagtagacatctattgccttgccttatttgggcactagtagacatctattgcctggccttatttgggcattAGTAAACATCTATTGCCTTGCCTCATTTGGGCATTAGTAAACAtctattgcctggccttatttgggcactagtagacatctattgCCTGGCCTCATTTGGGCACTAGTCGACAtctattgcctggccttatttgggcactagtcgacatctattgcctggccttatttggtcactagtagacatctattgcctgaccttatttgggcactagtcgacatctattgccttgccttatttgggcactagtcgacatctattgccttgccttatttggtcactagtagacatctattgcctgaccttatttgggcactagtcgacatctattgccttgccttatttgggcactagtcgacatctattgccttgccttatttgggcactagtagacatctactgctttgccttatttgggcactagtcgacatctattgccttgccttatttgggcactagtagacatctactgctttgccttatttgggcactagtcaacatctattgccttgccttatttgggcactagtagacatctactgctttgccttatttgggcactagtagacatctactgctttgccttatttgggcactagtaaacatctattgccttgccttatttgggcactagtagacatctattgccttgccttatttgggcactagtacaGCCCTTAGGGTCACAgatgatgtctactagtgcccgaataaggcaaggcaataagtgtatacaaTATCATCAATAGGacaccagagggcgctatttactAGAAGTACTTTATCAATATCACAAACCTGCTGGAGGGATATCTAGTACACTCTTCgttgattttgttgtttcaTGGTCGTCGTGATCATGGTCTTCATGTTGGCAACTTTGTTTGTCTAGTTGTTGTATAAGCACTGGACAGAGCTGAAGAAATGCTGTTTGATCTAAACCAACATCCTGGGTATTACTGGTTTTACTGTATCGGTCAAGATATCCGTCAGCACTGATACACTGGAgtaatgaaataacaaacatataAGTCATACGACCAACATCCTGGGTATTGTCAGCTTTACTGTATCAGTTGAGATAGCCATCGGAGCTGATACACTGGAgtaaagaaataacaaacatataAGTCATGTACAAATGCCATACGACCAACATCCTGGGTATTGTCAGCTTTACTGTATCAGTTGAGATAGCCATCGGAGCTGATACACTGGAgtaaagaaataacaaacataCAAGCACTGGGGCAGAGCTGAACAAATGTCATATTAGTGATCTATATCTACACAACAGAACTGATGCACTTgagaaaagaaacaacaaacatttaCTGAAAAATCCATCAGTGCCAATATACTGAAGAAATGCAATgaattttttcataatttgactCGAAATTCACAAAAAAACACCATCAAAGAAAAAGTTTCGCAGTGTAACATAACACTTACTGCTAACATATACTATTAACCACAATATATGATGTCACTCTATCATACACTCACTACAAGTAGAAATTCTCAAAATAGTGGTGAATAATTTCTCCAGAGTTTTTGTTATCTTGATATTCACACCTAGTCTCTCAATGTACGTCATCATTTCCgtaatttgacatttgaaaatctTATTTTAGTATCAAATTAAATGATAGGATCGCTTCTACCATCGGGGAATTCTTGCTTCATATGTTAAATTTGCATTATCATGATCATTCATGCAGGAGGAAAAATTCTGcatgacagcgccctctatggcaaaaAAGAGATTATGATGAATGATTTCACAGGGGTCATGACCAGCTTAATAATGACGTCACATGCTCACGATAGTTCAGTCGACGAATCTAATCAAGTGCCAGCCAAGCGTGTTTACTTATTCAAATATGACATCGCCCGATAGATGTCATAAAATTTGTACAGCTAatctaaaattatatttcaactctTAGCTTCATATATACAAGGACGTTATTTTGCTAATTTAAGTACATATAACAGAAATATAAACTTTCAGATTACGTTTATTGCTCCCCGCCGCCATGTTTGACTGACTATAAGCGACAAAATTGGTCGGGTTATTCAGTATCCCTGGCCTGACAGAATTTGCACGCATCACCCCTGTATCATTGTGTCAAAAAACTGAACAGGTGTACACCTTGATAAACCGGGGAGACAATGAAGTCCATCACTGCAATTTGATGAGATTTTaaatgaacagcgccctctatggcagttagtacattgtattgttttgcACTGTACTCCTTTTTATATCCATATTGTATTAGGGTGACCTGACtcacccaaattttcagctccgacatcaaaataaataaatatttttattttcgctTGCTCTTAATATTTTTTAGAACAGCAAGAATTAGAAAGTGTCTGGAATGtcgacgtcatctacagtcataGCGGCGATGATATTTGTTCACAAACAGAGCATTTttttcatgacggaagttattcaagtgtgtgtgtgtgtggggggggggggggggctgagaacatgccaattgtgtggAGACGCAGGGAAAGCGCTCATTACTAGGAATCCAATAAAACAAAGCTAGGAGGAAAAGGAGATTTTCTACTTTTCCTTTTTTAAATTGAGCGGTCGACCCACTGAATGTATATGAtagtaaattttaccagatttcaccctctctgttaccagggttctcaaACCTCAgtaggaaactgtaaattttaccagatttcaccctctctgttaccagggttctaaaaccttagtaaaaacactgaatgtatagaaaactgtaaattttaccagatttcaccctctttGTTATCAGGTTATAAATCTTTACTGTAAATGATACCATATTTCCACCTCATTATTAACAAGATTGTAAAATgtcagcaaaaacactgaatgtactGGAAacaaaaactgatcaaaactgaaataacctCAACAAGTAGGTCATCACTACATTATTTACACAAGTTATCAACTCAGTAGCACTGATCCACTGGTGAATgattgattggtcaatttgtcACTGACACTtgacagtcacatgacaaaGTAGCCTCTAGATAAGATAGTGTTTCAACTTCtgataaaatattcataatgttGATAGACTCCTTC
This portion of the Glandiceps talaboti chromosome 19, keGlaTala1.1, whole genome shotgun sequence genome encodes:
- the LOC144450028 gene encoding metal cation symporter ZIP14-like, with the protein product MATCWLCVAVLFTVHHNHHHVHCQHSGNSETFQTDFPPTSLPIPEFEITESTKPEKCALSGITAFDSLEGDCLRDLFTKYGTEDGVITRKGFELLLGNLGLGSDGDGHGDDHEDDTDDEHENSASNEQIHILARDMDDLNDDDNADTYRVHKRDTFSNDDVNVRDNRKRIDSILQNNEALTKRAKSTKRRNYVNSDKNKNVPQVRTERELSISGQSDTENSKTYDDSFHSDEESNHGDEHDQDGDECISADGYLDRYSKTSNTQDVGLDQTAFLQLCPVLIQQLDKQSCQHEDHDHDDHETTKSTKSVLDIPPAVWGYSFLSMTIISGVSLTGILIVPVFTRYPAVYKQLIAFLVALAVGTLAGDAVLHLIPHSYGLHAHAESDGDHDDHGSHDDSKAQQAIWRGLMVLFGIYMFFMMERLMHIYADRRRRKKAYKLDILAKIENRESTIGERLNDYSDPQRKSRYLESLPMVVTVEPTEQGLIEKNKVHVVANGATPASSVHHHDDLEHSVSQHSNGDITHSNHGNDEDHDHHHHHHHHHYHHHDMCDDNHHLDNHHHGSDHEDHQNHGNDRQDSDHNTHGSEQPDQPESDQGPHGHHHHNDDDHLHHHHHHHGSDVGEGIASVAWMVIMGDGLHNFTDGLAVGAAFADNLTGGISTSIAIFCHELPHELGDFAILLSSGMSVRLAVMYSLLSSLLSYIGMFIGITLSNYTEASLWIFALAGGMFLYIALVDMLPEMMHGGRSNGKVWRTLLLQNIGIFTGVGIMLVIGLFEDQLIMAFQ